TTAGTCACTGGCGCCAGTCGCGGTATTGGGGAATCTATTGCACGCTTGCTGGCCTCAAGAGGCGCTCATGTTATTGTCTCTAGCCGTAAAATTGATGCTTGCCAAGCGGTTGCTGACAGCATCGTAGCTGACGGAGACAAAGCCAGTGCATTCCCTTGTCATGTGGGAGAAATGGAGCAAATAACAGCTATTTTCGAGCACATCAAAAATGAATTTGGTCAAATTGATATTTTGGTGAACAACGCAGCGGCCAATCCTTACTTTGGTCATATATTAGATACGGACTTAGCCGCTTTCCAAAAGACAGTAGATGTCAATATACGCGGTTATTTCTTTATGTCGACTGCTGCTGGCAAGATGATGCGCGAGCAGGGCGGTGGGGTCATCTTAAATACCGCATCGGTTAATGGCGTGGTCGCTGGCAATATGCAAGGTATCTACTCAATCACCAAAGCTGCGGTTATTAGTATGACTAAGTCGTTTGCCAAGGAATGTGGCCCCTTAAATATTCGGGTCAATGCCTTGCTGCCAGGACTAACGGACACTAAGTTTGCCTCTACGCTAACTAAAAATGACCAAATACTCAATATTGCGCTTAAATCAATTCCGTTAGGGCGTGTTGCACAACCTGATGAAA
The sequence above is a segment of the Psychrobacter sp. PL19 genome. Coding sequences within it:
- a CDS encoding SDR family oxidoreductase, translated to MTDLFDLTGKIALVTGASRGIGESIARLLASRGAHVIVSSRKIDACQAVADSIVADGDKASAFPCHVGEMEQITAIFEHIKNEFGQIDILVNNAAANPYFGHILDTDLAAFQKTVDVNIRGYFFMSTAAGKMMREQGGGVILNTASVNGVVAGNMQGIYSITKAAVISMTKSFAKECGPLNIRVNALLPGLTDTKFASTLTKNDQILNIALKSIPLGRVAQPDEMAGTVLYLVSDASSYTTGACVIVDGGMLA